In a single window of the Dethiosulfovibrio salsuginis genome:
- a CDS encoding L-cysteine desulfidase family protein, which translates to MFDIKEFLAQEVKPALGCTEPGAVALAVAKATETLAEDVSTVSVIVSDSIFKNGVAVGIPGTGGLRGNLIAAALAVVCGKSQYGLEVLKDATGKDIEAAKEMISEGSISLEADMARHGVYVMAQVGGKGHDATCIIEGTHTNIVTVKKDNEVLFQREESTLSTAPKSVSSQVAEMDYLELVSMASTLDDSDVETVMAGVDMNMEIAGYGLNHDVGLGLGKTVKAMAGELYDRDLASQIRAIAAAASDARMDGASLPVMSSAGSGNHGLTAILPVYVAGKFHGKNRREIAEAIAFSHLSTSFTKSRMGRLSPVCGCAVAAGAGAAAGIVHLLGGSVDQSTKAMEVVLGNLVGMVCDGAKETCALKVSTGAAEAYCAAMVALEGKYLKGTQGVVDPSDISKTVDNAVALNVRGMKDVDRVVIDIVSKRNL; encoded by the coding sequence ATGTTCGATATTAAAGAATTTTTAGCTCAAGAGGTAAAGCCTGCACTAGGGTGTACCGAGCCAGGGGCGGTTGCCTTAGCGGTAGCCAAGGCGACCGAGACCCTGGCGGAGGACGTCTCCACCGTATCGGTCATAGTCAGCGACAGCATATTCAAAAACGGGGTGGCAGTAGGCATACCGGGGACAGGGGGGCTCAGGGGAAACCTCATAGCCGCCGCTTTAGCGGTGGTTTGCGGAAAGTCCCAGTACGGCTTGGAGGTCCTTAAAGACGCCACGGGAAAGGACATCGAGGCGGCGAAGGAGATGATCTCCGAGGGCTCTATCTCCCTTGAGGCTGATATGGCGAGACACGGCGTCTACGTAATGGCCCAGGTGGGAGGAAAGGGCCACGACGCCACCTGTATCATAGAGGGCACCCATACCAATATAGTGACCGTCAAAAAGGACAACGAGGTTCTGTTTCAGAGGGAGGAATCGACCCTCTCTACGGCACCTAAATCGGTTTCATCCCAGGTGGCGGAGATGGATTACCTGGAGCTGGTGTCCATGGCGTCGACCCTGGACGACTCCGACGTGGAGACGGTGATGGCAGGGGTCGACATGAACATGGAGATCGCCGGGTACGGCCTGAACCACGACGTAGGCCTCGGTCTGGGAAAGACCGTCAAGGCCATGGCGGGAGAGCTGTACGACCGAGATCTGGCCTCCCAGATAAGGGCCATAGCCGCAGCGGCATCGGACGCAAGAATGGACGGTGCCTCTCTTCCGGTGATGAGCAGCGCCGGAAGCGGCAATCACGGACTTACCGCAATTCTCCCGGTATACGTGGCGGGCAAGTTTCACGGCAAAAATCGCAGAGAGATAGCCGAGGCCATAGCCTTCAGCCACTTAAGCACCAGCTTCACAAAAAGCAGGATGGGACGTCTCAGTCCGGTGTGCGGCTGTGCGGTCGCAGCAGGAGCGGGGGCAGCAGCTGGCATAGTTCACCTGCTAGGAGGTTCTGTGGATCAATCCACCAAGGCTATGGAGGTAGTCCTGGGCAACCTGGTCGGGATGGTGTGCGACGGGGCTAAGGAAACCTGTGCCCTGAAGGTCTCTACCGGAGCCGCCGAAGCCTACTGCGCCGCGATGGTGGCCCTTGAGGGCAAATACCTAAAGGGAACCCAAGGAGTGGTAGACCCATCGGACATATCGAAGACCGTGGATAACGCTGTGGCCCTTAACGTCAGAGGGATGAAGGACGTCGACAGAGTGGTTATCGACATAGTGTCTAAAAGAAACCTCTAA
- a CDS encoding M20 metallopeptidase family protein: MVDVSEVYGRAKGLASWLRDLRRDFHRHPELSMKEFRTSDKVAEVLTELGIPFEKGVGGTGIVARIGGEGPAVALRADMDALPMDEVSGREYGSTCPGAMHSCGHDAHTAMLLGAGSLLSSMELPGPVVLVFQPGEEIAEGASAMVETGFMESHDVKAIFGLHVHIPLSVGQIGVNKDRCCASVDNFRAVIKGRKAHGAYPNLGKDAIVMAGQALVQLQSVVAREVDPLDGAVLTVGTIHGGTAPNIISDEVVMEGTLRSHRPQDRELLSRRVVEIVSSVASCGGGEGEVSFNKGCPAVINDRAMSDMIISTGRDMLGESEVAVLERPTMGGEDFSFFSRKVPGGFFRLGAGSEAKGITYPAHTSDFDIDEDCLPVGSAMLTELALRWHSSRT, translated from the coding sequence ATGGTAGATGTCTCTGAGGTATACGGTAGGGCGAAAGGTCTGGCTTCCTGGCTGAGGGATCTCAGACGGGATTTTCATCGCCATCCGGAGCTTTCGATGAAGGAGTTCCGAACCTCCGATAAGGTGGCTGAGGTGTTGACGGAACTGGGTATTCCCTTTGAAAAAGGAGTAGGTGGAACGGGAATAGTTGCCCGGATCGGAGGGGAAGGCCCTGCGGTGGCCCTCCGTGCCGACATGGACGCTCTCCCTATGGACGAGGTGTCCGGCAGGGAGTACGGATCGACCTGCCCTGGGGCCATGCACAGCTGTGGTCACGACGCCCATACAGCTATGTTGCTCGGCGCTGGGTCCCTTCTGTCCTCTATGGAACTCCCCGGTCCGGTGGTGCTGGTGTTTCAGCCGGGAGAGGAGATCGCAGAAGGGGCTTCCGCTATGGTGGAGACGGGGTTTATGGAAAGCCATGATGTAAAGGCGATCTTCGGTCTTCACGTCCATATTCCCCTCTCCGTCGGTCAGATAGGGGTCAATAAAGACCGTTGCTGTGCGTCGGTGGACAACTTTCGGGCGGTCATAAAGGGCAGAAAGGCCCATGGGGCCTACCCCAATCTGGGCAAAGACGCCATCGTCATGGCGGGGCAGGCCCTAGTTCAGCTTCAATCGGTGGTCGCCAGAGAGGTAGACCCTCTGGATGGAGCTGTCCTGACCGTAGGAACTATCCACGGTGGGACAGCCCCTAACATAATCTCCGATGAGGTGGTTATGGAGGGGACGTTGCGATCCCACAGACCTCAGGATAGAGAGCTTCTATCCAGAAGGGTGGTCGAGATAGTGTCCTCAGTGGCGTCCTGTGGAGGCGGTGAGGGGGAGGTTTCCTTCAACAAAGGCTGTCCTGCTGTCATAAACGACCGGGCTATGTCCGACATGATCATCTCAACCGGCAGGGACATGCTAGGCGAGAGCGAGGTGGCCGTTCTTGAACGTCCCACCATGGGGGGAGAGGATTTTTCCTTTTTCTCTCGGAAGGTTCCTGGAGGGTTTTTCCGTCTCGGCGCGGGAAGCGAGGCTAAGGGAATAACCTATCCCGCCCACACCTCCGATTTCGATATAGACGAGGACTGTCTCCCTGTAGGGTCCGCCATGTTGACCGAGCTGGCCCTTCGGTGGCACTCCTCCAGGACCTAG
- a CDS encoding cation diffusion facilitator family transporter, translating to MACHDRASQGMSVSWRGLWIDLGLTLGKILAGFFGNSAAMVADGVHSLSDAVTDIVAIWGFKMVSVPADSSHRYGHGKFETLCSVFVGVALIAAGLGILWASGGRIFQAIGGDFPDAPGMIALVAATISVIVKELLYRYTLSASIRLNSPALKANAWHHRSDAMSSLATLVGIGGAIIWSGWGRVLDPLAGVIVSFMVIKVGWSICFDGADELMEASLPEEISREIVGIGEAVEGVRDLHGLRTRRIGASVAMDFHLLVDPDLSVREGHDIATAVEEVIRDRFGEDTIISVHLEPDERGGAPLKTHP from the coding sequence ATGGCGTGCCACGATAGAGCCTCTCAGGGAATGTCCGTCTCCTGGAGGGGGCTTTGGATCGATCTGGGGCTGACTTTAGGAAAGATCCTCGCCGGTTTTTTTGGAAACAGCGCCGCCATGGTTGCCGACGGGGTTCACTCACTGTCCGACGCCGTCACCGACATAGTGGCTATATGGGGCTTCAAGATGGTCTCCGTTCCGGCGGACAGCTCCCATCGCTACGGTCACGGCAAGTTCGAGACCTTATGTTCCGTTTTCGTAGGGGTGGCTTTGATAGCGGCGGGGTTGGGGATCCTGTGGGCCTCGGGGGGTCGAATTTTTCAGGCTATAGGCGGAGACTTCCCCGATGCCCCAGGGATGATAGCCCTGGTCGCGGCGACGATCTCGGTCATAGTCAAGGAGCTTCTCTACCGCTATACCCTGTCGGCGTCCATAAGGTTAAACAGCCCCGCACTGAAGGCCAACGCCTGGCATCACAGGTCCGACGCCATGTCCTCCTTAGCGACCTTGGTCGGAATAGGAGGGGCTATCATCTGGAGCGGCTGGGGGAGGGTTCTAGATCCCCTCGCAGGGGTGATCGTCAGTTTTATGGTCATAAAGGTTGGGTGGTCTATCTGTTTTGACGGAGCCGACGAGCTCATGGAGGCTTCTTTGCCTGAGGAGATTTCCCGGGAAATAGTGGGGATAGGCGAGGCAGTGGAAGGTGTAAGAGATCTCCATGGCCTTAGAACCAGGAGAATAGGGGCATCCGTCGCCATGGATTTTCATCTGCTGGTAGACCCTGATCTTTCGGTAAGAGAGGGACACGACATAGCGACAGCGGTGGAGGAAGTTATTCGAGATAGGTTTGGCGAGGATACCATAATATCGGTACACTTAGAGCCAGACGAAAGGGGAGGGGCACCTCTAAAAACTCACCCTTAG
- a CDS encoding tetratricopeptide repeat protein: MSRLAWGAAVFVAVLLWGNGAFAMVLAVGDFNAHGASYSVGQSVIEMLSSQLAGNPRFQLVERRQLDAVARQQRIALSGMVNPEEAVSIGKLVGAKYYLQGAVSHFGVLTLLTARLMDVERRTVVAAYQAMTSEGERGVPLAVRTMAAEITASLTGPEPAGTARDDYRSLLYDALGYYNQEDYGRSLRFWDRMVQMSPKNATLRFIVAAMHYSRGRYGDSELSAKEAVAFDPDFAEAYLLLGKAMFMRGRDYEATGPLERAIELNPNLAEPYFLIGQAYKNRGRLEEAMEYFSMAVQRDPNYVGAYVALGQMLVEVAELKLARQVLTRAVQLDSSNAGARFLLGTAMALEGDDKGARSQVQALKLLDPGLAVKLEELLE; the protein is encoded by the coding sequence ATGTCCAGGCTCGCTTGGGGAGCTGCCGTCTTCGTCGCCGTTTTACTGTGGGGAAATGGGGCCTTCGCCATGGTTTTAGCGGTAGGTGATTTTAACGCCCACGGTGCCTCCTATTCGGTTGGACAGTCGGTCATAGAGATGCTATCCAGCCAACTCGCCGGTAACCCTCGTTTTCAGCTGGTGGAGAGAAGGCAGTTAGACGCCGTGGCCAGACAGCAGCGAATAGCCCTGTCGGGAATGGTAAATCCCGAGGAGGCGGTGTCCATAGGGAAACTGGTTGGGGCTAAGTATTACCTTCAAGGTGCGGTTAGCCACTTTGGTGTCCTCACCTTACTCACAGCCAGGCTCATGGACGTGGAGAGAAGGACGGTGGTCGCGGCCTATCAGGCTATGACCTCCGAGGGAGAGAGAGGGGTACCTCTGGCTGTCAGGACCATGGCGGCGGAGATCACCGCTTCCTTGACGGGCCCCGAGCCTGCCGGGACAGCCAGAGACGACTACAGATCCCTCCTGTACGATGCCCTGGGATACTATAACCAGGAGGATTACGGCAGGTCCCTGAGGTTCTGGGATCGAATGGTCCAGATGAGCCCTAAAAACGCCACACTCCGGTTTATAGTGGCGGCGATGCACTACAGCAGAGGTCGCTACGGGGATTCTGAGCTCTCCGCCAAAGAGGCGGTGGCATTCGATCCTGACTTCGCCGAGGCCTATTTGCTTCTCGGGAAGGCCATGTTCATGAGAGGTCGAGACTACGAGGCCACAGGTCCTCTGGAGAGGGCAATAGAACTTAACCCCAACCTGGCGGAACCCTATTTTCTCATAGGCCAGGCGTACAAAAACCGTGGAAGGCTTGAGGAAGCTATGGAGTATTTCTCCATGGCGGTGCAAAGGGACCCGAACTACGTCGGTGCCTACGTGGCATTAGGGCAGATGTTGGTGGAGGTTGCGGAGCTAAAGTTGGCCAGGCAGGTGCTTACCAGGGCGGTCCAGCTCGACAGCTCCAACGCTGGAGCCCGATTTCTGCTTGGAACCGCTATGGCTCTCGAGGGAGACGACAAAGGGGCTAGATCTCAGGTTCAGGCGTTAAAGCTCCTGGACCCTGGCTTGGCGGTAAAACTGGAGGAACTTCTAGAGTAG
- a CDS encoding CsgG/HfaB family protein has product MIRRTAAAIVMIAAFCPSAWGFAMAVADFKPNGVPFHLGSAVSEVIRIEMASIPGVDLTVVDVNHVKKAASEQRIGMSGLVDPASAAKVGKVVGARYVLVGSVNSLGGEVSLESRLIDVETGTILDSLSVVSYDGQEGLIEAARFLAGDLKMILVSDDG; this is encoded by the coding sequence GTGATCAGAAGGACTGCGGCGGCGATCGTTATGATCGCCGCCTTCTGTCCATCCGCCTGGGGTTTTGCCATGGCGGTGGCAGATTTTAAGCCTAACGGAGTTCCGTTCCATCTCGGCTCGGCGGTAAGCGAGGTTATAAGGATCGAGATGGCCTCCATACCGGGGGTGGACCTTACGGTGGTCGACGTAAACCACGTAAAAAAGGCGGCTTCAGAGCAACGAATCGGAATGTCAGGTCTGGTTGACCCTGCCTCCGCCGCAAAGGTCGGCAAGGTGGTAGGGGCCAGATACGTACTGGTTGGATCGGTGAACTCTCTAGGAGGGGAGGTCTCACTGGAGTCAAGGCTTATAGACGTGGAAACCGGTACGATCCTGGATAGCCTGTCGGTCGTCTCCTACGATGGTCAGGAGGGACTTATCGAGGCCGCCAGATTTCTGGCTGGGGATCTCAAAATGATCCTAGTCAGCGACGATGGCTAG
- a CDS encoding ATP-binding protein translates to MRKIIVIDREKCDGCGLCAQACHEGAIQMVDGKADLVSESYCDGLGDCIGECPVGAISFEEREAAPYDEEAVKKHIGGCQGCPGTMARSIGNVETVEESLAVAPPSSRLANWPVQLKLVPENAPYLQGSHIVIAADCTAFAHPDFHRVFLGDGKVCLVGCPKLDDSEAYREKLARIIVANGPKAVTVVYMEVPCCGGMVRLVEAAIEAAMVDLDYTKVKLALQGEELARESVRYRFSR, encoded by the coding sequence ATGAGAAAAATCATAGTCATAGACAGGGAAAAGTGCGATGGCTGTGGCCTCTGCGCCCAGGCCTGTCACGAGGGAGCCATTCAGATGGTGGACGGTAAGGCGGATCTGGTGAGCGAGAGCTACTGCGACGGCCTAGGTGATTGTATCGGGGAGTGCCCAGTGGGGGCCATCTCCTTCGAGGAGAGGGAGGCCGCTCCTTACGACGAGGAGGCGGTAAAAAAGCATATTGGAGGTTGCCAGGGCTGTCCTGGTACCATGGCCCGGTCCATAGGGAACGTCGAGACCGTCGAAGAGAGCCTCGCTGTGGCTCCTCCATCGTCCAGGCTAGCCAATTGGCCGGTCCAGTTGAAGCTGGTGCCGGAGAACGCTCCCTACCTTCAGGGATCCCACATAGTCATAGCGGCGGACTGCACCGCCTTCGCCCACCCCGATTTTCACAGGGTTTTCTTAGGGGATGGAAAGGTATGTCTGGTGGGGTGTCCCAAGCTGGACGATTCTGAGGCCTACAGGGAGAAGCTCGCCAGGATCATCGTCGCTAACGGTCCTAAGGCGGTTACGGTGGTCTATATGGAGGTTCCCTGTTGTGGCGGCATGGTCCGACTGGTGGAGGCCGCCATAGAGGCCGCCATGGTCGATCTGGATTACACCAAGGTAAAGCTGGCTTTACAGGGCGAGGAACTGGCCAGAGAAAGCGTGAGATATCGCTTTTCCCGCTGA